A portion of the Choristoneura fumiferana chromosome 6, NRCan_CFum_1, whole genome shotgun sequence genome contains these proteins:
- the LOC141428805 gene encoding uncharacterized protein: MLTNCCGTVELRKASLLISILALSKVVISQILAVSYMSLGDDHYEPKGARTPIKNLLLLFWVLLSLFYALSDVLLFQGILKENGSFLLPWLILSVLIEIVNIVKILLVVKLFYLIIIVPVVVIDGYFHLVVFSYYLEIKG; encoded by the exons TGCTAACGAATTGCTGCGGAACCGTGGAACTAAGAAAGGCATCTCTTTTGATATCAATATTGGCACTATCGAAAGTGGTGATAAGTCAGATATTGGCTGTTAGTTATATGTCGCTAGGGGACGATCACTATGAGCCAAAAGGTGCACGCACTC ccATCAAAAATTTATTACTCCTTTTTTGGGTGCTCTTGAGTCTTTTTTATGCACTGTCCGACGTTTTACTATTCCAGGGAATTTTAAAG GAAAATGGATCGTTCTTGCTGCCATGGCTTATACTATCCGTGTTAATTGAGATTGTGAATATAGTGAAGATATTACTAGTAgtgaaactattttatttaattatcataG TTCCGGTGGTCGTTATCGACGGCTACTTCCACCTGGTGGTATTCAGCTACTATCTAGAAATCAAAGGTTAA